The following proteins are co-located in the Bordetella bronchialis genome:
- a CDS encoding LysR family transcriptional regulator, producing MRFDLLSLKLFVAVCEHLNISRAADAESIAPSAVSKRISQMEDMLKTPLFLRSNKGLELTPAAHSLLNHARVILRDLAQMESELFDHAEGLRGQIRLHASLSTIVQYLANDIRDFLALHPALRIDLQESLSPEVVRAVADNAADIGIFGGNALVPGLRVYPYHSDRLVVIMTSDHVLAKARTLTFRQVAEHDLVGPQPGSYLNSLVLRAAADLDFPLRFRIRVNGFEPARSMVEARLGIALVSEHHAARYVSSGPLVAVPLDEDWAMRHWKICVRDAESLPAPVQLLIRHLSEHGDAGTPSSPGRPAQP from the coding sequence CACCTGAATATTTCGCGGGCGGCGGATGCCGAGAGCATCGCGCCGTCCGCGGTAAGCAAGCGCATCTCCCAGATGGAGGACATGCTCAAGACGCCGCTGTTCCTGCGCAGCAACAAAGGCCTGGAGCTGACGCCGGCGGCGCACTCGCTGCTGAACCATGCGCGCGTCATCCTGCGCGACCTGGCGCAGATGGAAAGCGAGTTGTTCGATCACGCGGAAGGCCTGCGCGGGCAGATACGGCTGCATGCCAGCCTGTCGACCATCGTCCAATACCTGGCCAACGATATCCGCGATTTCCTCGCCCTGCACCCCGCCTTGCGTATCGACCTGCAGGAAAGCCTCAGCCCGGAGGTCGTGCGCGCCGTGGCGGACAATGCCGCCGATATCGGCATCTTCGGCGGCAATGCGCTGGTGCCGGGCCTGCGGGTTTATCCCTATCACAGCGATCGCCTGGTCGTGATCATGACGTCGGATCACGTACTGGCGAAGGCGCGCACGCTGACGTTCCGCCAGGTCGCCGAGCATGACCTGGTCGGTCCGCAACCTGGCAGTTACCTGAATTCGCTGGTCTTGCGCGCCGCGGCGGACCTGGACTTTCCGCTGCGCTTCCGCATCCGCGTCAACGGCTTCGAACCCGCGCGCAGCATGGTAGAGGCCCGGTTGGGCATCGCGCTGGTCTCGGAACACCACGCGGCGCGCTATGTGTCTTCCGGTCCCCTGGTCGCCGTCCCGCTGGACGAGGACTGGGCCATGCGGCACTGGAAGATCTGCGTGCGCGACGCGGAGTCCCTGCCGGCGCCCGTGCAGTTGCTGATCCGGCATCTGAGCGAACATGGCGATGCCGGTACGCCGAGTTCGCCCGGCCGGCCCGCTCAGCCGTAG